In Candidatus Woesearchaeota archaeon, one DNA window encodes the following:
- a CDS encoding DUF2431 domain-containing protein, translating into MYEPAEDTFMLLECCKSLKNKTILEMGCGTGIISKYLLKSNKVMSTDINPLVVKYCKSHKLNVIQSDLFENIKDKFDYIIFNPPYLPKDKEDNDITLYDKNIIPRFLKQAKSHLNKNGKILIIWSSLNNYKPLLKKLKYKFKTIKTEKFFFETLEVLECKN; encoded by the coding sequence ATGTACGAACCAGCAGAAGACACATTTATGTTATTAGAATGTTGTAAATCTCTTAAAAATAAGACTATTCTTGAAATGGGCTGTGGCACAGGAATTATTTCAAAGTATCTCTTAAAATCAAATAAAGTCATGTCAACGGATATTAATCCTCTAGTTGTGAAGTATTGTAAATCACATAAACTAAATGTAATTCAAAGCGATTTGTTTGAAAATATAAAAGACAAATTTGATTATATTATTTTCAATCCACCTTATCTACCTAAAGATAAAGAGGATAATGATATTACCTTATATGATAAAAATATTATCCCAAGATTCCTAAAACAAGCAAAATCTCACTTAAACAAAAATGGAAAAATATTAATTATTTGGAGTTCATTGAACAATTACAAACCTCTACTAAAAAAATTAAAATACAAATTTAAAACAATAAAAACAGAAAAATTCTTCTTCGAAACCTTAGAAGTTTTAGAATGTAAAAATTAA
- a CDS encoding aminotransferase class V-fold PLP-dependent enzyme, whose product MDLKKTREDFPILKKGIIYFDNACNSLKPLQVINKISEYYQDYPACAGRSIHQLSKRTTEEISNSRRKIRKFFNASKDEEIIFTKNTTEAINLLSNTLNLKKDNIILTTDKEHNSNLLPWQKFKVQPINTTPEFDLKDFSEKINTASLVAIQHTSNLDGTSTPLKEIIKIAHEHNVRVLVDGAQSAPHKEINLKKLDADFFVCSGHKMLGPSATGILYGKLHLLDEIPPFLLGGETVEDSTYENFKLAEVPHKFEAGLQNYAGIIGLGSAIDYLDKLGMKNISEHELKLNKFLTESLAPEITTKNIQLLGPHNSELRSGIFSFNIKNMDSHSVAIMLDQTDNICIRSGAHCVHSWFNKHNLKGSARASLYFYNTQEECERFIISLRKIIELNS is encoded by the coding sequence ATGGATTTAAAAAAGACAAGAGAGGACTTCCCAATTTTAAAAAAAGGTATTATCTACTTTGATAATGCCTGTAACTCTTTAAAGCCTCTACAGGTTATAAACAAGATTTCAGAATATTATCAAGACTATCCAGCTTGTGCAGGAAGAAGTATACACCAACTAAGCAAAAGAACAACAGAAGAAATATCAAATTCAAGAAGGAAAATAAGAAAATTTTTTAATGCTTCAAAAGATGAAGAAATTATATTCACAAAAAACACTACAGAAGCAATAAATTTACTAAGCAACACCTTAAACTTAAAAAAAGACAATATCATTCTTACAACAGACAAAGAACATAATTCAAATCTTTTACCTTGGCAAAAATTCAAAGTTCAACCAATTAACACAACACCAGAATTCGACTTAAAAGATTTTTCAGAAAAAATAAACACAGCATCATTAGTCGCAATACAACACACTTCTAATTTAGATGGAACCTCAACCCCATTAAAAGAAATAATTAAAATTGCTCATGAACATAATGTTAGAGTTTTAGTAGATGGAGCCCAAAGTGCACCACACAAAGAAATAAATCTAAAAAAACTTGATGCAGACTTCTTCGTATGCTCGGGACATAAAATGCTTGGTCCGAGTGCAACAGGTATCCTTTACGGAAAATTACATTTATTAGATGAAATTCCTCCTTTTTTATTGGGTGGGGAAACAGTTGAAGATTCCACCTATGAAAATTTTAAACTTGCAGAAGTTCCTCACAAATTTGAAGCGGGTTTACAAAATTATGCAGGTATTATTGGATTAGGTTCTGCAATAGATTACTTAGATAAACTTGGAATGAAAAACATTTCAGAGCACGAATTAAAATTAAACAAATTCTTAACAGAATCCCTTGCACCAGAAATAACAACAAAAAACATTCAGCTTCTTGGGCCACATAATTCAGAATTACGTTCAGGAATTTTTAGTTTTAATATTAAAAATATGGATTCCCATAGTGTAGCAATTATGCTTGATCAAACAGACAATATATGTATACGTTCAGGTGCACATTGTGTTCATTCTTGGTTTAACAAACATAACTTAAAAGGTTCTGCAAGAGCATCATTATATTTTTATAACACCCAAGAAGAATGTGAAAGATTCATAATTTCATTAAGAAAAATTATAGAATTAAATTCTTAA
- a CDS encoding PRC-barrel domain-containing protein — protein MLNAKRISEMQNMRVFDDTGCYFGDIEEAIITLNRVFGWRVRATRSSALSKVLGGAKGVIVPHNFVKAVGDVIIINKASIPSFTEEGSEAPSIEE, from the coding sequence ATGCTTAATGCAAAAAGAATAAGTGAAATGCAAAACATGAGGGTTTTTGATGATACTGGATGCTATTTTGGTGATATAGAAGAAGCAATAATTACTCTTAATAGAGTTTTTGGTTGGAGAGTAAGAGCAACAAGGTCATCAGCTTTATCTAAAGTTCTCGGTGGAGCAAAAGGTGTAATTGTACCACATAATTTTGTAAAAGCTGTTGGTGATGTGATCATAATCAACAAAGCAAGCATACCTTCATTTACAGAAGAAGGCTCAGAAGCACCTTCAATTGAAGAATAA
- a CDS encoding TraB/GumN family protein yields the protein MNNRLIIIGTSHIALESFNEVKSKIEEISPDIIALELDGDRFHSLLNPVKTRPSPFKIGLKFWIINSIGAFIEKKLGKRAGLEPGAEMKIAIKLAKEKNIKISLIDQPIQITFSRLLKNLTLKEKFNFVIEFLKIPFIPFVKKTRLLKLDLKKVPSSEIISLLMVEVKKKFPTIYEVLINERNIYMANRLKLLRQYHPDAKIIAIVGAGHKKGIELLLKEK from the coding sequence ATGAATAATAGACTAATAATTATAGGAACTTCTCATATTGCACTCGAATCTTTTAATGAAGTCAAATCAAAGATAGAAGAAATCTCACCAGATATTATCGCCCTAGAATTAGACGGGGATAGATTCCATAGCCTTTTAAACCCAGTTAAAACACGTCCTAGCCCATTTAAAATAGGTCTGAAATTTTGGATAATTAATTCTATAGGCGCATTTATAGAAAAAAAACTTGGAAAAAGAGCAGGCTTAGAACCTGGCGCAGAAATGAAAATTGCAATCAAATTAGCTAAAGAAAAAAACATAAAAATTTCTTTAATCGATCAACCTATCCAAATCACATTTTCAAGACTTTTAAAAAATTTAACTCTAAAAGAAAAATTTAATTTTGTTATAGAATTTTTAAAAATACCTTTTATCCCTTTTGTTAAAAAAACTAGATTATTAAAATTAGATCTTAAAAAAGTTCCAAGTTCAGAAATAATTTCACTTTTAATGGTAGAAGTTAAGAAAAAATTTCCAACAATTTACGAAGTATTAATAAATGAAAGAAACATTTATATGGCAAATAGACTGAAACTATTAAGGCAATATCATCCAGATGCAAAAATAATTGCAATTGTGGGTGCAGGCCACAAAAAAGGCATTGAATTATTGCTTAAAGAAAAATAA
- a CDS encoding PQ-loop repeat-containing protein — protein sequence MIYIELIGYITTLLSIVSFMPQTIKAWKTKSTKDLSRWM from the coding sequence ATGATTTATATAGAACTTATTGGATATATTACTACTTTGTTGTCTATAGTTTCTTTTATGCCTCAAACAATTAAAGCTTGGAAAACTAAATCTACTAAAGATTTGAGTAGATGGATGTAG
- a CDS encoding PLDc N-terminal domain-containing protein → MIVDCAKRKFDKKVMWLLLIIILGIIPAIIYFFIIKRKKKSMPLPPQPKNPQTASSQSKPSTQKSTAPISFKQVFK, encoded by the coding sequence ATGATTGTAGATTGTGCAAAGCGCAAATTTGACAAAAAAGTAATGTGGTTATTATTAATTATAATTCTAGGAATAATACCTGCAATTATCTACTTTTTTATTATAAAAAGAAAGAAAAAATCAATGCCTTTACCTCCCCAACCCAAAAACCCTCAAACTGCATCATCACAATCTAAACCTTCAACACAAAAATCTACAGCACCAATTTCATTCAAACAAGTATTTAAGTAA
- a CDS encoding rubrerythrin family protein, with amino-acid sequence MQLKGSETEKNLLKSFAGESQARNRYTYFASVAKKEGYEQISTIFLETADNEKEHAKVFFKYLKGRPLEITATYPAGKIDSTEKNLLAAANGEQEEHTLLYPIFEKIARKEGFKEIANSFKEIAEVEQQHEKRYRKLLNNIKTKTVFKKSKVVTWKCRNCGYVHKGKEAPKSCPACHHPQAYYEILEENY; translated from the coding sequence ATGCAACTCAAAGGCTCAGAAACAGAAAAAAATCTTTTAAAATCATTTGCAGGAGAATCTCAAGCTAGAAATAGATATACTTATTTTGCTTCAGTAGCTAAAAAAGAAGGCTATGAACAAATCTCAACAATTTTCTTAGAAACCGCAGACAATGAAAAAGAACATGCAAAAGTATTTTTCAAATATCTAAAAGGAAGGCCTTTAGAAATAACTGCAACTTATCCAGCAGGAAAAATAGATTCAACCGAAAAAAATCTTCTAGCTGCAGCAAACGGAGAACAAGAAGAACATACTCTTCTCTATCCAATATTTGAAAAAATAGCAAGAAAAGAAGGATTTAAAGAAATTGCTAACTCATTCAAAGAAATTGCAGAAGTAGAACAGCAACACGAAAAAAGATACAGAAAACTTCTTAATAATATTAAAACAAAAACAGTTTTCAAAAAATCAAAAGTAGTTACATGGAAATGTAGAAACTGCGGTTATGTTCATAAAGGAAAAGAAGCACCTAAATCCTGTCCTGCATGCCATCATCCACAAGCCTACTATGAAATTCTTGAAGAAAATTATTAA
- a CDS encoding type II/IV secretion system ATPase subunit — translation MLFQSKLKPDQYEVRKEGQDEVMLINADGSSYAPSIEDDKNCMRSTILKLVEVPSITKIIFVQRRNYEYEFDNVQLLTEIATIYNHLSKRKKSFSVGAFTCSSCGKSHPDRYNFIQGIINNLLLYDPIGAYVELRRTIREQKILSKSYACIDCSQNYMALLEYFMNLLEKTKLIILAQPYFDGYHLGDRSVYRRIFRVVITPNFMYTKLMSQVPLGAEILDSYKIGKDAEVTIYDTNDDIKHLYHLSPPEFRLSEEKYELLEMARMVLAEHKPKEEDFSDPEKMRSTFFNIGRDLIQELAEHKNIELSWRELKDITNILVRYTVGFGLIEVLLQDQKIQDITINGPIGQTKIFIVHQDYDDCVTNIMPAYDDSESWATKFRLLSGRPLDEANPVLDTELILPDARARVAIISRPLNPWGLGYAFRRHRDKPWTMPLFVNNGMLRPMASGLMSFLIDGSRTVLVAGTRSSGKTSLLGSFLVEIMRKYRILTVEDTMELPTEAMRSLGYNIQPMKVMSALSKGGNEIAADEGIRTSLRLGDSALIVGEIRSSDALALYEAMRVGALANVVAGTIHGANPYGVFDRVVNDLGVPRTSFKATDIIVVANPIKSSDGLKRWRRVTQITEVRKTWEDDPLKEGGFVDLMRYDSKTDRLEPTDDLINGNSEILKDIAGNIKDYAGNWDAVWENILLRSKTKGVLVDYANKTGKLDLLEAPFVIKSNDVFHKISAKIKDEIGFPEPKRIYADWEDWFKKELRYGK, via the coding sequence ATGCTATTTCAATCAAAATTAAAACCTGATCAATATGAAGTAAGAAAAGAGGGTCAAGATGAAGTTATGCTTATAAATGCAGATGGTTCTAGCTATGCTCCTTCTATTGAAGATGATAAAAATTGTATGAGAAGTACTATATTAAAACTAGTTGAAGTTCCTTCTATTACCAAAATTATTTTTGTACAAAGAAGAAATTATGAATATGAATTTGATAATGTTCAGTTGTTAACTGAGATTGCTACAATTTATAACCATCTGTCTAAAAGAAAAAAAAGTTTTAGTGTCGGGGCTTTTACTTGCAGTTCGTGTGGAAAAAGTCATCCAGATAGATATAATTTCATACAAGGAATAATTAATAATTTGTTATTATATGATCCTATTGGAGCATATGTTGAATTAAGAAGAACAATAAGAGAACAGAAAATTCTGTCTAAAAGTTATGCATGTATAGATTGTAGTCAGAATTATATGGCTTTGCTTGAATATTTTATGAATTTGCTTGAAAAGACGAAATTAATAATTTTAGCACAGCCTTATTTTGATGGCTATCACCTTGGTGATAGAAGTGTTTATAGAAGAATTTTCAGGGTAGTAATTACACCCAATTTTATGTATACTAAATTAATGTCTCAGGTACCATTAGGTGCAGAAATATTAGATTCTTATAAAATTGGAAAAGATGCAGAAGTAACTATTTATGATACTAATGATGATATAAAACATCTTTATCATTTGAGTCCCCCAGAGTTTAGATTGAGTGAAGAGAAATATGAACTTCTTGAAATGGCTAGAATGGTATTGGCAGAACATAAACCTAAAGAAGAAGATTTTTCAGATCCTGAAAAAATGAGAAGTACTTTTTTTAATATCGGTAGAGATTTAATACAAGAATTAGCAGAGCATAAAAATATTGAGTTAAGTTGGAGAGAGCTAAAAGATATTACTAATATTTTGGTAAGATATACTGTTGGTTTTGGGTTAATAGAAGTTTTGTTACAAGATCAAAAAATACAAGATATAACTATTAATGGTCCTATTGGACAAACAAAAATATTCATAGTTCATCAGGATTATGATGATTGTGTTACAAATATAATGCCTGCTTATGATGATTCTGAAAGTTGGGCAACTAAGTTTAGATTATTAAGTGGGAGACCTTTAGACGAAGCAAATCCTGTTTTAGATACAGAATTAATTTTACCTGATGCAAGAGCAAGAGTTGCAATAATTTCTAGACCATTAAATCCTTGGGGGTTGGGTTATGCATTTAGAAGACATAGAGACAAACCATGGACAATGCCCCTTTTTGTTAATAATGGTATGTTAAGACCTATGGCTTCTGGTTTGATGAGCTTTTTAATTGATGGTTCAAGAACTGTGTTAGTTGCAGGAACAAGATCAAGTGGTAAAACTTCGCTTCTTGGAAGTTTTTTAGTTGAGATAATGAGGAAGTATAGAATTCTAACCGTGGAAGACACAATGGAACTTCCGACTGAAGCAATGAGAAGTTTAGGTTATAATATTCAACCTATGAAAGTTATGAGTGCATTATCTAAGGGTGGAAATGAAATTGCAGCTGATGAAGGTATAAGAACTTCGCTAAGATTAGGAGATAGTGCATTAATTGTTGGTGAGATAAGATCTAGTGATGCATTGGCATTGTATGAAGCTATGAGAGTTGGTGCTTTAGCTAATGTTGTTGCAGGTACAATTCATGGTGCAAATCCTTATGGTGTATTTGATAGAGTTGTAAATGATTTGGGTGTACCTAGAACAAGTTTTAAGGCTACAGATATAATTGTTGTTGCTAATCCAATAAAATCTTCAGATGGTTTAAAAAGATGGAGAAGAGTTACACAAATAACTGAAGTTAGAAAAACTTGGGAAGATGATCCTTTAAAAGAAGGAGGTTTTGTTGATTTGATGAGATATGATAGTAAAACTGATAGACTAGAACCTACGGATGATTTAATAAATGGTAATTCAGAAATATTAAAAGATATTGCAGGTAATATAAAAGATTATGCTGGAAATTGGGATGCAGTTTGGGAGAATATTTTATTAAGATCTAAAACTAAAGGTGTATTAGTTGATTATGCTAATAAAACTGGAAAATTAGATTTGCTTGAAGCACCATTTGTTATAAAATCAAATGATGTTTTTCATAAGATAAGTGCAAAAATTAAAGATGAGATAGGATTTCCAGAACCAAAAAGAATTTATGCTGATTGGGAAGATTGGTTTAAGAAAGAGTTGAGGTACGGCAAATAA
- a CDS encoding prolipoprotein diacylglyceryl transferase, whose product MINIPYIPEINIFSIKIHTWGLFAALAFLAAYLLSIKRTKYKDYISNQIILTLIASFIGARILFIIENFQLFSNNLLNIFYIWDGGLSSSGGIIFALIVSYIYSKKKNISFLETGNILAPGIALAFLLGRIGCLFGDIHLGMQTTQYLPWAIMQNSIPSHPIKLYYILALSLVLITIYLVNKFKKHVEFYILTITYSITRFISEFFVLEPRYLNLTIAQSVSIGLLILTLTLLIIKTKHKA is encoded by the coding sequence ATGATTAATATTCCATACATTCCAGAAATAAACATTTTTTCAATTAAAATTCACACATGGGGTTTATTTGCAGCTTTAGCTTTCTTAGCAGCTTATCTTTTATCCATCAAACGTACAAAATACAAAGACTACATTTCAAATCAAATAATTCTAACTTTAATTGCTAGTTTTATAGGTGCAAGAATATTGTTTATAATTGAAAATTTCCAATTATTCTCAAATAATTTACTTAATATATTCTATATTTGGGATGGAGGTCTTTCATCAAGTGGAGGAATCATATTCGCCTTAATAGTCTCATATATTTACTCAAAAAAGAAAAATATCTCATTCTTAGAAACAGGAAATATCTTGGCTCCAGGCATAGCCCTAGCTTTCCTACTCGGTAGAATCGGTTGCTTATTCGGAGACATTCACTTAGGCATGCAAACAACACAATACCTTCCATGGGCAATAATGCAAAACTCAATACCTTCACACCCAATAAAATTATATTATATACTCGCACTATCATTAGTCCTTATTACAATCTACTTAGTAAATAAATTCAAAAAACACGTAGAATTCTACATACTAACAATTACTTACTCAATAACAAGATTTATCTCAGAATTCTTTGTCTTAGAACCAAGATATTTAAATTTAACAATTGCACAATCTGTTTCAATTGGCCTTTTAATCCTAACTTTAACACTGTTAATCATAAAAACCAAACACAAAGCTTAA
- a CDS encoding ferredoxin, giving the protein MTYKIQYYEDKCIGCGSCKAVCEENWDIIEKKGAYKAEPKKTELKDLSCNQDAADACPVEAIKIVKK; this is encoded by the coding sequence ATGACTTACAAAATACAATACTATGAAGATAAATGCATAGGCTGTGGTAGTTGTAAAGCTGTCTGTGAAGAAAATTGGGATATTATAGAAAAAAAAGGAGCGTATAAAGCAGAACCAAAGAAAACTGAACTAAAAGATCTTAGTTGCAATCAAGATGCAGCAGATGCTTGTCCAGTTGAAGCCATAAAAATAGTCAAAAAATAA
- the thpR gene encoding RNA 2',3'-cyclic phosphodiesterase, whose protein sequence is MRLFLTIEIPKEIRDKLFDIQKEFGKDVLSTKWVAKKHIHLTLKFLGEVNSILMKKTIEELEKVKFKEFSLQVGKAGFFQRKGLISVVFIDLENSKELHYLKDDIEIGLLEIFPRDDSFEAHVTLGRVKKVFDKDKFVDVIDKIKINDKFEVKEFVLMQSMLTKDGPIYSVVKRFECN, encoded by the coding sequence ATGAGATTGTTTTTGACTATTGAGATTCCAAAAGAAATAAGAGATAAATTATTTGATATTCAGAAAGAGTTTGGAAAAGATGTTTTAAGTACTAAATGGGTTGCTAAGAAACATATACATTTGACTTTGAAGTTTTTAGGTGAAGTTAATTCTATTTTAATGAAAAAAACTATTGAAGAGCTTGAAAAAGTTAAGTTTAAAGAGTTTAGTTTACAAGTTGGAAAAGCGGGGTTTTTTCAAAGAAAAGGTTTGATAAGTGTAGTTTTTATTGATTTGGAGAATTCTAAAGAATTGCATTATTTAAAAGATGATATTGAAATTGGATTGTTAGAGATATTTCCAAGAGATGATAGTTTTGAAGCGCATGTTACTTTGGGAAGAGTAAAGAAGGTTTTTGATAAGGATAAATTTGTTGATGTAATTGATAAGATAAAAATAAATGATAAATTTGAAGTTAAGGAATTTGTTTTAATGCAAAGTATGTTAACTAAAGATGGACCAATTTATAGTGTTGTGAAAAGGTTTGAATGTAATTAG
- a CDS encoding DEAD/DEAH box helicase family protein — MPEYKIKFEPRLYQSSILETSTQKNTLIVLPTGLGKTKTAILVSLHRLNNFPNSRILFLTPTKPLVSQIANEYKSSSDLDSVKTFTGEISPEKRSQLWKSSKVIVSTPQTIANDIINKRISLKEVSLLVADEAHRATGDYDYCFIAKEYQKIADFPRIIALTASPGSNYESIINICKNLFIEDVEVRTESDEDVSPYIQEMDIDWIKVDLPEDFTTIKVLLEEILKERLQKLKEQKIISTLNVSKKELLASQARIHGMLAKGNKDYSLMRGISVIAETIKLQYAVELIETQSVNSLILYLDKIIKEAESGKIKASKSIAIDERFKTAYIKAKSLFESSIKHPKLTHLIELVKQEVAKDQKIKIIIFTQYRDSGSEIESILNKENIKSTLFVGQAKKNGVGLSQKKQIEILNNFRENKFNCLIGTSVSEEGIDIPKVDLVIFYEPIPSAIRSIQRKGRTARLEKGKVIILMTKNTRDETSHWVSINKEKNMNYVLKNLKTKLSKETLKNNTLENIQNNQTKLSLFSKASQEIKIIVDSRESNKHLHELNDKGINLETRKLEVADYLLSDKCAIELKTVPDFVASIIDKRILNQIRELRNNYEKPILLIEGQEDIYSVRKVHPNAIKGMLASIILDFNVPIIFTKNPRETAEFLMTIAKREQNELKKDFGVRIDKKPLTTKELQEFVIESLPGIGPTAAKSLLTQFETIKNIINASEDDLKKAENIGGKKAKDILDLINEKYH; from the coding sequence ATGCCTGAATATAAAATCAAATTCGAACCCAGACTTTACCAATCTTCTATACTTGAAACTTCAACCCAAAAAAACACATTAATTGTTCTTCCAACAGGTTTAGGAAAAACAAAAACTGCAATTCTTGTAAGCCTTCATAGATTAAACAATTTTCCAAACTCAAGAATTCTATTTTTAACACCAACAAAACCATTAGTTTCTCAAATTGCAAACGAATACAAATCATCTTCAGATTTAGATTCAGTAAAAACATTTACAGGAGAAATCTCACCAGAAAAAAGATCTCAACTCTGGAAATCATCAAAAGTTATAGTCTCAACACCACAAACAATTGCAAATGATATTATCAACAAAAGAATTTCTCTAAAAGAAGTTTCGTTATTAGTTGCAGATGAAGCACATAGAGCAACAGGGGACTATGATTATTGTTTTATAGCAAAAGAATATCAAAAAATTGCAGACTTTCCAAGAATAATAGCTTTAACCGCTTCTCCAGGTTCAAACTATGAAAGTATAATAAATATTTGTAAAAATTTATTTATAGAAGATGTTGAGGTTCGTACAGAATCAGATGAAGATGTTTCTCCTTATATTCAAGAAATGGATATCGACTGGATAAAAGTTGATCTTCCAGAAGATTTTACAACTATAAAAGTTTTACTTGAAGAAATTCTAAAAGAAAGACTCCAAAAATTAAAAGAACAAAAAATAATTTCTACTCTCAACGTTTCAAAAAAAGAACTTCTTGCATCACAAGCAAGAATTCATGGTATGCTTGCAAAAGGAAATAAGGATTATTCTTTAATGCGCGGAATTTCAGTAATTGCAGAAACAATAAAACTCCAATATGCTGTAGAATTAATAGAAACTCAAAGTGTAAATTCTTTAATTCTTTATCTAGACAAAATTATCAAAGAAGCTGAATCCGGAAAAATAAAAGCTTCTAAAAGTATAGCAATAGATGAACGCTTTAAAACAGCGTATATTAAGGCTAAAAGCCTTTTTGAAAGCTCAATAAAACACCCAAAATTAACACATTTAATAGAATTAGTAAAACAAGAAGTTGCAAAAGATCAAAAAATAAAAATAATTATTTTTACCCAATATCGTGATTCAGGTTCAGAAATTGAATCTATTCTAAATAAGGAGAATATTAAATCAACCTTGTTTGTAGGACAAGCAAAAAAGAATGGTGTTGGATTATCACAAAAAAAGCAAATTGAAATATTAAATAATTTTAGAGAAAACAAATTTAACTGTTTAATTGGAACTTCAGTTTCAGAAGAAGGAATAGATATCCCAAAAGTAGACCTAGTTATTTTCTACGAACCTATTCCTTCAGCAATTCGTTCAATCCAAAGAAAAGGAAGAACTGCAAGATTAGAAAAAGGAAAGGTAATAATTCTTATGACTAAAAATACAAGAGATGAAACTTCACATTGGGTTTCAATAAATAAAGAAAAAAACATGAATTATGTTCTAAAAAATCTAAAAACTAAACTTTCAAAAGAAACTCTTAAAAATAACACTCTAGAAAATATCCAAAACAATCAAACCAAACTTTCATTATTCTCAAAAGCCTCACAAGAAATAAAAATTATTGTGGATTCAAGAGAGAGCAATAAACATCTTCATGAATTAAATGATAAGGGAATTAATTTGGAAACAAGAAAACTAGAAGTTGCAGATTACTTACTTTCAGATAAATGTGCCATAGAATTAAAAACGGTTCCAGACTTTGTTGCTTCAATCATAGATAAAAGAATCTTAAATCAAATAAGAGAACTAAGAAATAATTATGAAAAACCTATTCTTTTAATTGAAGGACAAGAAGATATTTATTCAGTAAGAAAAGTTCATCCCAATGCAATAAAAGGTATGCTAGCCTCAATTATACTTGATTTCAACGTTCCCATTATATTTACAAAAAACCCGAGAGAAACTGCAGAGTTCTTAATGACCATAGCAAAACGTGAACAAAATGAATTAAAAAAAGACTTTGGAGTGAGGATAGATAAAAAACCACTAACAACCAAAGAACTTCAAGAATTTGTAATAGAATCTCTTCCAGGTATCGGACCAACAGCTGCAAAATCTTTACTTACACAATTTGAAACAATAAAAAATATTATCAATGCCTCAGAAGATGACTTAAAAAAAGCAGAAAACATCGGTGGAAAAAAAGCAAAAGATATTTTAGATTTAATTAATGAAAAATATCACTAA